In a genomic window of Sinorhizobium meliloti:
- a CDS encoding amidohydrolase: protein MIIDTHLHLIDKSALNYPWLAGVPALDRDFLYSTYAAEAKRVGIAASLHMEVDVDPAEIELETREVARLAGEPGSLLKGAIAACRPEEEGFAAYLARQEENAFVKGFRRVLHVVADDLSEQSLFRQNIKRLSGTRFTFDLCVLPHQIPKAMALADLAPDVQFILDHCGVPDVKTRAEHPWRDHMTEIARRPNVVAKISGVVAYAEEGWTLASIRPYVEHTISAFGWDRVVWGSDWPVCTLGGNLSTWVAATQALIEGCSPEERRKLLSGNARRIWNLP, encoded by the coding sequence TTGATCATCGACACGCATCTGCATCTGATCGACAAATCCGCGCTCAACTATCCGTGGCTCGCCGGCGTTCCCGCGCTCGATCGCGATTTTCTCTATTCGACCTATGCGGCGGAGGCAAAGCGCGTGGGCATTGCCGCCTCGCTGCATATGGAGGTGGACGTCGACCCGGCTGAGATCGAACTCGAGACGCGCGAGGTCGCGCGTCTTGCGGGTGAGCCCGGAAGCCTCCTCAAAGGCGCAATCGCCGCCTGCCGACCGGAAGAGGAAGGCTTCGCCGCCTATCTCGCGCGGCAGGAGGAAAACGCCTTCGTCAAGGGTTTCAGGCGGGTGCTGCACGTCGTTGCCGACGATCTCTCCGAGCAATCTCTCTTTCGCCAAAACATCAAGCGGCTCTCCGGCACCCGCTTCACCTTCGATCTCTGCGTCCTGCCGCATCAGATTCCGAAAGCCATGGCACTCGCCGACCTCGCGCCGGACGTTCAGTTCATTCTCGACCATTGCGGCGTTCCGGATGTAAAGACTCGCGCGGAGCATCCCTGGCGCGATCATATGACCGAGATCGCCCGCCGCCCGAATGTCGTCGCCAAGATCTCCGGAGTGGTCGCCTATGCGGAGGAAGGCTGGACGCTCGCCTCCATCCGTCCCTATGTCGAGCACACGATCTCGGCCTTCGGCTGGGACCGCGTGGTCTGGGGCAGCGACTGGCCGGTCTGCACCCTCGGCGGCAACCTCTCGACCTGGGTCGCGGCCACCCAGGCTCTCATCGAAGGCTGCAGTCCCGAGGAACGGAGGAAGCTGCTCTCCGGCAATGCGCGGCGGATCTGGAACCTGCCCTGA
- a CDS encoding ABC transporter substrate-binding protein: MNKHIAALTVACLAATSANAAGLPERVKSAGKVVVANQPNYPPMEYVDPATNELKGVDIDLGVALAKELGTTIEWSNIGFEQMISSLQTGRVDLIHSGMSDLPKRRDTLDFIDYMKSGAQFYTSFARKDEFKTLADFCGKTVGMSRRTSFPDETAKWSAANCEAKGLPAIKVVGTEGSADARAQLKQGRLDAAVQGSETLPYLMDLEKDTYAVVGEPFTVVYQGIGFAKKDTELRDAYAAALKALMESGEYKAIFAKYGLEGTLLDGIYVNGEAVK, translated from the coding sequence ATGAACAAGCACATCGCAGCGCTCACGGTTGCATGCCTCGCCGCAACCTCCGCCAATGCGGCCGGCCTGCCCGAGCGGGTGAAGTCGGCCGGCAAGGTCGTCGTCGCCAACCAGCCGAACTATCCGCCGATGGAATATGTCGACCCGGCGACCAACGAACTTAAGGGTGTCGACATCGATCTCGGCGTCGCGCTTGCCAAAGAGCTCGGCACCACGATCGAGTGGTCGAATATCGGCTTCGAGCAGATGATCTCGTCGCTTCAGACTGGCCGTGTCGACCTTATCCATAGCGGCATGAGCGATCTTCCGAAGCGCCGGGATACGCTCGATTTCATCGATTACATGAAATCCGGCGCGCAGTTCTACACGTCCTTTGCCCGCAAGGACGAGTTCAAGACGCTCGCCGATTTTTGCGGCAAGACCGTCGGCATGAGCCGCCGCACCTCCTTCCCGGACGAGACGGCGAAATGGAGTGCTGCCAATTGCGAAGCCAAGGGGCTGCCGGCCATCAAGGTCGTCGGCACGGAAGGCTCCGCCGATGCCCGCGCCCAGCTCAAGCAAGGCCGGCTCGACGCCGCCGTGCAGGGTTCCGAAACACTGCCCTATCTGATGGATCTCGAGAAGGACACCTACGCCGTCGTGGGCGAGCCCTTCACCGTGGTCTATCAGGGCATCGGTTTCGCCAAGAAGGACACGGAACTGCGCGACGCCTATGCCGCAGCGCTGAAGGCCCTGATGGAATCAGGTGAATACAAGGCGATTTTCGCAAAATACGGCCTCGAGGGCACCTTGCTCGATGGCATTTACGTCAATGGCGAAGCGGTGAAGTAA
- a CDS encoding sugar ABC transporter substrate-binding protein, which yields MNRLLSGVSAGVIMLACAMGAANAADLPGKFEGVTIDAKLIGGQQYEKLYERIGEWEKATGAKVNILSKKNHFELDKEIKSDIATGGLTWCVGSNHSSFAPQYPDIYADLFGLIPSEEVSKFVPAVIDASTLDGKLVMLPRAQFDVSALYFQKSLYQDEAKKTEFKAKYGYDLAPPDTWAQVSDQAEFFAAPPNFYGTQFAGKEEAINGRFYEMLVAEGGEYLDKDGRPAFNSEAGVRALEWFVKLYKDKAVPPGTTNYLWDDLGQGFASGSIAVNLDWPGWASFFNDPKSSKVAGNVGIKVQPAGSSGKRTGWSGHHGFSVTESCADKEAAASLVWWLTNEDSQKLESAAGPLPTRSAVWDYNIKAAEGDAYKTEVLQAFQEAAKHAFPVPQTAEWIEISNAVYPELQAAILGDKTSKEALDAAAEKATGILEDAGKL from the coding sequence ATGAACAGGCTGCTTTCCGGCGTATCGGCCGGAGTGATCATGCTTGCTTGCGCAATGGGGGCGGCAAATGCCGCGGACCTGCCCGGCAAGTTCGAAGGCGTGACCATCGACGCCAAGCTGATCGGTGGACAGCAGTACGAAAAACTCTATGAGCGCATCGGCGAATGGGAGAAGGCGACCGGAGCCAAGGTCAACATCCTGTCGAAGAAGAACCACTTCGAACTGGACAAGGAGATCAAGTCCGATATCGCCACCGGCGGCCTCACCTGGTGCGTCGGTTCGAACCACTCCTCCTTCGCGCCGCAATATCCGGACATCTATGCGGACCTTTTCGGCCTCATCCCTTCCGAAGAAGTGTCCAAATTCGTGCCGGCAGTAATCGACGCCTCGACGCTCGACGGCAAGCTCGTGATGCTGCCGCGGGCGCAGTTCGACGTCTCCGCGCTCTATTTCCAAAAGAGCCTTTACCAGGACGAGGCGAAGAAGACCGAATTCAAGGCCAAATACGGCTATGACCTCGCGCCGCCGGACACCTGGGCTCAGGTGAGCGACCAGGCGGAATTCTTCGCCGCTCCGCCAAATTTCTACGGCACCCAGTTTGCCGGCAAGGAGGAAGCGATCAACGGCCGCTTCTACGAAATGCTGGTCGCCGAGGGTGGGGAATATCTCGACAAGGACGGCCGTCCGGCCTTCAATTCGGAAGCGGGCGTGCGCGCGCTCGAATGGTTCGTCAAGCTCTACAAAGACAAGGCGGTACCGCCGGGCACCACCAACTATCTCTGGGACGATCTCGGACAGGGCTTCGCCTCGGGCTCGATCGCGGTCAATCTCGACTGGCCCGGCTGGGCATCCTTCTTCAACGATCCGAAGTCGTCGAAGGTCGCCGGCAATGTCGGCATCAAGGTTCAGCCGGCCGGCTCCTCCGGCAAGCGCACCGGCTGGTCCGGGCATCACGGCTTCTCGGTGACCGAATCCTGCGCCGACAAGGAAGCAGCCGCCTCGCTCGTCTGGTGGCTGACGAATGAGGACAGCCAGAAGCTCGAATCCGCCGCCGGCCCGCTGCCGACGCGAAGCGCCGTCTGGGACTACAACATCAAGGCCGCTGAAGGCGACGCCTACAAGACCGAGGTCCTGCAGGCCTTCCAGGAAGCGGCCAAGCATGCTTTCCCGGTGCCGCAGACGGCTGAGTGGATCGAGATCTCCAACGCAGTCTATCCGGAGCTGCAGGCAGCGATCCTCGGCGACAAGACGTCGAAGGAAGCGCTCGACGCCGCCGCCGAAAAGGCGACCGGCATCCTCGAAGACGCCGGCAAGCTCTGA
- a CDS encoding amino acid ABC transporter permease has protein sequence MNVASLATPPADSKYEIAHLKLVPKRHIGRMIAAGIVLLLFAGLVRAFSVGQIEWSYVRDFLFAPAILAGLYNTLLMTVAAMGLGIVLGVVIAIMRISGNPVLSSIAIGYIWVFRGAPALLQLMLWFNLALIFPTLGIPGLFEFRTVDVMTPFVAAVLGLGISQGAYTSEVVRSGLLSVDSGQYEAARTIGMTQMMMLRRIVLPQAMRVMVPPVGNEVIGMVKLTSLASVIQYSEILHNAQIIYFANTRVLELLLVASFWYLLVVSVLSIGQHYIERYFGRGSKSIRSSM, from the coding sequence ATGAATGTGGCAAGCCTCGCAACTCCGCCTGCGGATTCCAAATACGAGATCGCCCACCTGAAACTGGTGCCGAAGCGCCATATCGGGCGGATGATTGCGGCGGGCATCGTGCTCCTGCTGTTTGCGGGTCTCGTGCGGGCCTTCAGCGTCGGGCAGATCGAATGGAGCTATGTGCGCGATTTTCTGTTCGCACCCGCAATCCTCGCCGGCCTTTACAACACCCTGCTGATGACCGTTGCCGCCATGGGCCTCGGCATCGTCCTCGGCGTCGTCATCGCCATCATGCGGATATCAGGCAATCCGGTGCTGTCGTCGATCGCCATCGGTTATATTTGGGTCTTTCGCGGCGCCCCGGCGCTGCTCCAGTTGATGCTGTGGTTCAACCTGGCGCTCATCTTCCCGACGCTCGGTATTCCGGGATTGTTCGAGTTCAGGACGGTGGACGTCATGACGCCCTTCGTCGCCGCCGTACTCGGGCTCGGCATATCCCAGGGCGCCTATACTTCGGAGGTCGTGCGAAGCGGGCTTCTGTCCGTCGACAGCGGTCAGTACGAGGCTGCGCGCACGATCGGCATGACGCAGATGATGATGCTGCGCCGTATCGTCCTACCGCAGGCGATGCGCGTCATGGTGCCGCCAGTCGGCAACGAGGTGATCGGCATGGTGAAGCTGACGTCGCTCGCCAGCGTCATCCAGTATTCCGAGATCCTCCACAATGCGCAGATCATCTATTTCGCCAATACCCGCGTCCTGGAGCTGCTGCTCGTCGCGAGCTTCTGGTACCTGCTCGTCGTCTCCGTGCTCTCGATAGGGCAGCACTATATCGAGCGCTATTTCGGCCGCGGTTCGAAATCGATCCGCTCGTCCATGTAA
- a CDS encoding GNAT family N-acetyltransferase, with translation MEVTPIRLLHANDAAFPALATLMEEMQAHYRVACPPRAEIIAGLEAMPPGAEILVAEEHRSVLGFAAFSAIYPGPGLKPGVFLKELYVSGSQRGRGLGRALMQKLASLAKERGLTRIDWTAEAENTRLLSFYEELGGARKPDKVFFRLDGEALARLAG, from the coding sequence ATAGAAGTGACGCCGATCCGCCTGCTGCACGCCAATGACGCGGCCTTCCCCGCACTTGCGACCCTCATGGAGGAAATGCAGGCGCATTACCGCGTGGCCTGTCCGCCGCGCGCCGAGATAATCGCGGGGCTTGAAGCCATGCCGCCGGGCGCGGAGATCCTCGTCGCCGAGGAGCATCGTTCGGTGCTCGGTTTCGCCGCCTTCTCCGCGATTTACCCCGGGCCGGGCCTGAAGCCGGGCGTCTTTCTGAAGGAACTCTACGTCAGCGGATCTCAGCGGGGCCGCGGCCTCGGCCGGGCCTTGATGCAGAAGCTCGCCAGCCTGGCGAAGGAGCGCGGGCTCACGCGCATCGATTGGACCGCGGAGGCAGAAAACACACGGCTCCTCTCCTTCTATGAAGAATTGGGCGGCGCACGCAAACCGGACAAGGTCTTCTTCCGGCTCGACGGAGAGGCGCTCGCGCGGCTGGCGGGCTGA
- a CDS encoding LysR substrate-binding domain-containing protein, producing MASGRRRLPSTTALQVLLAVAERGSTSAAAESTSLSQSAVSKQLLSLEELIGSPVFVRTPRGMIPTEVGTIYIEQARTALKAMEDAALRVARLKPGPRVLRLQVPPIFGDRWLLPRFLRFTEQHPEIEVQFTTFVSPTQSQTPDAIFRFLSEPLPDEETSYLFGREVLVVSAPSYWEKNGTPETIEDLAYGIMLEHPQTPLHWNYFAKGHGKDDLAVRHTTRFGYYTMVIRAALAGQGMALIPRGLILDDLAAGKLVNPNGFGYRSDHGYWFAKPRDIAPSASMRTFEAWLMAEAEGMGD from the coding sequence ATGGCTTCGGGACGGCGGCGCTTGCCTTCGACGACCGCGCTTCAGGTGCTGCTTGCGGTGGCCGAAAGGGGATCGACGAGCGCTGCCGCCGAAAGCACGTCGCTGTCGCAGAGCGCCGTCAGCAAGCAATTGCTGTCGCTCGAAGAGCTGATCGGCAGCCCCGTCTTCGTCCGGACACCGCGCGGAATGATCCCGACGGAGGTCGGGACGATCTATATCGAACAGGCGCGCACCGCATTGAAGGCGATGGAGGACGCCGCCCTTCGCGTCGCCCGCCTAAAACCGGGCCCGCGCGTGCTGAGATTGCAGGTGCCGCCCATTTTCGGGGACCGGTGGCTGCTGCCGCGCTTCCTTCGCTTTACCGAGCAGCACCCGGAGATCGAGGTGCAGTTCACGACGTTCGTTTCTCCGACACAGTCCCAGACGCCCGATGCGATATTCCGTTTCCTGAGCGAACCGCTGCCGGACGAGGAGACCAGCTATCTCTTCGGGCGCGAGGTTCTTGTCGTCAGCGCCCCTTCCTACTGGGAGAAGAACGGCACTCCGGAGACGATCGAAGATCTCGCCTACGGCATCATGCTGGAGCACCCGCAGACGCCGCTGCACTGGAATTATTTCGCCAAAGGTCATGGCAAGGACGACCTCGCGGTCCGGCACACCACGCGCTTCGGCTATTATACAATGGTGATCCGGGCGGCACTTGCCGGACAGGGAATGGCCTTGATCCCGCGCGGCCTTATCCTCGATGACCTGGCGGCGGGAAAGCTCGTCAATCCGAACGGCTTCGGATATCGAAGCGACCATGGCTACTGGTTCGCAAAACCGCGGGACATCGCGCCGAGTGCTTCCATGCGGACTTTCGAGGCATGGCTGATGGCGGAAGCCGAAGGCATGGGCGACTGA
- a CDS encoding IclR family transcriptional regulator gives MDNEESDKYRAPALDKGLDILELLASVDGGLTQAEISKRLNRSPNEFYRMLDRLVRRGYVTRIDGDLYSLTLKLFGLAQLHAPVRRLASFATPLMRDLAQRSKQANQLAVFDRGSAVVIAQQEAPDYWGISIRVGSHISLFDTGSGHVLLAFRSPEEREMMISEHVRSRDEINLTPEFYARLDQIRERGYEMMASAQTAGVYNLSAPILGPDGRSIAALTCPYISLVNNPSAPDITETISLLLKTASQLSALAGADVAQG, from the coding sequence ATGGACAATGAAGAGTCCGATAAGTATCGCGCGCCGGCACTCGACAAGGGCCTGGACATACTGGAGCTGCTTGCCAGCGTCGACGGCGGCCTCACGCAGGCGGAGATTTCGAAGAGGCTGAACCGCAGTCCGAACGAGTTCTACCGCATGCTCGACCGTCTCGTGCGCCGCGGCTACGTGACCCGTATCGACGGCGATCTCTATTCGCTGACCCTGAAGCTCTTCGGATTGGCGCAGTTGCATGCGCCCGTGCGCCGGCTCGCTTCCTTCGCCACGCCGTTGATGCGTGACCTCGCCCAGCGGTCTAAGCAGGCCAACCAACTCGCCGTCTTCGACCGCGGCTCCGCCGTCGTGATCGCGCAGCAGGAGGCGCCGGACTATTGGGGCATTTCGATCCGGGTGGGCTCGCATATCAGCCTGTTCGACACCGGATCGGGCCACGTGCTGCTTGCATTCCGTTCGCCGGAGGAACGGGAAATGATGATCTCCGAACATGTGCGCAGCAGGGACGAGATCAACCTCACCCCGGAATTCTACGCCCGTCTCGACCAGATCCGCGAGCGCGGCTACGAGATGATGGCAAGTGCCCAGACCGCCGGTGTTTACAACCTCTCCGCCCCGATCCTGGGGCCCGACGGACGCAGCATCGCAGCGCTCACCTGCCCCTATATCTCCCTGGTCAACAATCCTTCGGCCCCTGATATCACCGAGACCATATCGCTCCTGCTCAAGACCGCATCGCAACTCTCGGCGCTCGCCGGAGCCGATGTCGCGCAGGGTTGA
- a CDS encoding amino acid ABC transporter ATP-binding protein, which yields MNQDILVKAIDVTKNYGTFRALDKVSLDVARGEVSCIIGPSGSGKSTLLRCINLLERMDGGAIWVEDELIGYRRDGNNLHEISDAEISRQRRRIGMVFQRFNLFPHKTALENITEGPVQVLGEPVKEARDRASVLLERVGLADKANHYPSELSGGQQQRVAIARAMGMRPDLILFDEPTSALDPELVSEVLDVMRDLAASGMTMIVVTHELGFARNVANTVTFMETGKVVETGLASEVLSTPKSARTAEFIKAVHS from the coding sequence ATGAACCAGGATATTCTCGTCAAGGCTATCGACGTCACGAAGAACTACGGCACGTTCCGCGCCCTCGACAAGGTCAGCCTGGACGTCGCCCGCGGGGAGGTGAGCTGCATCATCGGTCCTTCGGGCTCGGGCAAGAGCACGCTTCTGCGCTGCATCAATCTTTTGGAGCGGATGGACGGCGGAGCGATCTGGGTTGAGGACGAACTGATCGGCTACCGCCGCGACGGCAACAATCTCCACGAGATCAGCGATGCGGAGATTTCGCGCCAGCGGCGGCGGATCGGCATGGTCTTCCAGCGCTTCAACCTGTTCCCGCACAAGACCGCCCTGGAAAACATCACCGAGGGGCCGGTGCAGGTGCTCGGCGAGCCGGTGAAGGAAGCGCGCGACAGGGCGTCGGTATTGCTGGAGCGGGTGGGCCTGGCGGACAAGGCGAACCATTACCCTTCCGAGCTTTCCGGGGGCCAGCAGCAGCGCGTCGCGATCGCCCGCGCCATGGGCATGCGGCCGGACCTCATTCTCTTCGACGAACCCACATCGGCGCTCGACCCTGAACTGGTGTCGGAAGTGCTCGATGTGATGCGGGACCTTGCCGCTTCCGGCATGACGATGATCGTCGTCACCCATGAGCTCGGCTTCGCCCGCAACGTGGCGAATACCGTCACCTTCATGGAGACCGGCAAGGTGGTCGAAACAGGCTTGGCATCGGAGGTTCTCAGCACCCCGAAAAGCGCCCGAACGGCGGAGTTCATCAAAGCCGTTCACAGCTGA
- a CDS encoding MmgE/PrpD family protein — MPRVAADTPVDRLASILSAFKFEALPADVVEKTKVHIADTIGAALAGARSAEAGIARRAAGVPGSALIWGTGDRAATREAALINGVAAHAFELDDSGGCDHSGAVVIPAVLAAIAEAKRPVTGRELIASVVAGYETGRRVLEAAGGYDSHNGLGWHSTGTCGTLAAAAAVARLSGFDDLATRDAITLATSFSSGLWAFIHDGSQAKKIHAGRAAEGGLLAARLAGEGLAGPSEVFSDVWGGFFRSFNKDVCEPQKLCEGLGEDWKVRRAVLKPYASCRGAHSAIDALDDLLSETGRDAAEIDRIELRLSAMLMGMCGARESGAMAPTQMSLPYALAARCVFLTAGLQAYAADRRADPRLRAVMDRMLLTVDDGMQPLDEPVVTLLFKDGARLARMVPRATGSAERPMRPAAIRAKFGELAVMSIETEQADGLWRMLAEFEHVEDCRALEPLLAGDGDKRPVFR, encoded by the coding sequence ATGCCCCGCGTTGCTGCCGACACGCCGGTCGACAGGCTGGCATCCATTCTTTCAGCCTTTAAGTTCGAAGCGCTTCCAGCCGATGTCGTCGAAAAGACCAAAGTCCACATCGCGGACACGATCGGCGCGGCACTGGCTGGCGCGCGCTCGGCGGAAGCCGGCATCGCCCGCAGGGCCGCCGGTGTGCCCGGTAGCGCGCTGATCTGGGGCACCGGCGATCGCGCAGCAACGCGTGAGGCCGCGCTCATAAACGGGGTCGCGGCACATGCTTTCGAACTCGACGATTCCGGCGGGTGCGACCATTCGGGCGCCGTCGTCATTCCCGCCGTTCTGGCCGCGATTGCCGAAGCGAAGCGGCCGGTGACGGGCAGGGAACTCATCGCCAGCGTGGTCGCGGGCTACGAGACCGGCCGGCGCGTCCTCGAAGCGGCGGGCGGATACGATAGCCACAACGGGCTTGGCTGGCATTCCACGGGCACCTGCGGCACGCTTGCGGCTGCGGCGGCCGTTGCCAGGCTTTCCGGTTTCGATGATCTTGCCACACGCGATGCGATCACGCTCGCCACCAGCTTCTCCTCCGGTCTCTGGGCCTTCATCCATGACGGATCGCAGGCGAAGAAGATCCATGCCGGCCGCGCGGCCGAGGGCGGGCTGCTGGCGGCGCGGTTGGCAGGGGAGGGCCTTGCCGGCCCCTCCGAGGTCTTCTCCGACGTCTGGGGCGGCTTTTTCCGATCGTTCAACAAGGATGTCTGCGAGCCGCAGAAGCTTTGCGAAGGACTCGGCGAAGACTGGAAGGTGAGGCGTGCGGTCCTCAAACCCTACGCCTCCTGCCGGGGCGCCCATTCGGCGATCGATGCGCTGGACGACCTGCTTTCGGAAACGGGCCGTGATGCAGCTGAGATCGACAGGATCGAGTTGCGGTTGAGCGCCATGCTGATGGGCATGTGCGGCGCCCGGGAGAGCGGCGCCATGGCGCCCACGCAGATGAGCCTGCCCTATGCGCTTGCGGCACGCTGCGTGTTCCTGACGGCCGGGCTCCAGGCCTATGCCGCCGACCGACGTGCCGATCCCCGCCTGCGGGCCGTCATGGACCGCATGCTGCTAACGGTAGACGATGGGATGCAGCCGCTCGACGAGCCGGTCGTCACGCTTCTCTTCAAGGACGGCGCCCGTCTGGCACGAATGGTGCCCCGCGCGACCGGCTCCGCCGAAAGGCCGATGCGCCCCGCCGCCATCCGCGCCAAGTTCGGAGAGCTCGCCGTGATGAGCATCGAAACGGAGCAGGCGGACGGGCTCTGGCGGATGCTCGCCGAATTCGAACACGTCGAGGATTGCCGCGCTCTGGAGCCCTTGCTTGCCGGCGACGGCGACAAGCGTCCCGTCTTTCGCTGA
- the argH gene encoding argininosuccinate lyase, with amino-acid sequence MTEPTQLWGGRFKSGPSEALANLSRAPRSYFRLYREDIAGSRAHASELKRAGVLDESEFSAIRAALEGIEADVGAGREEPIAADEDLHTFLERLLMARLGTLGGKLRAGRSRNDQTANNTRLYLRRMARELSRGVIAIEEALMEQASRHTETVMPGFTHLQPAQPVVLGHHLMAHAQSLLRDLQRFADWDRRFDRSPLGAAALAGSGIARRPDLSAIDLGYSAACENSIDAVAARDHVAEFLFICSLVAVDLSRLAEEICLWSSKQFSWVRLHDSYSTGSSIMPQKKNPDVAELTRGMSGTLIGNIAGFLATMKAMPLAYNRDLAEDKRSLFETIDVLELVLPAFAGMVGTLEFDVEKLRDEAPKGFTLATEVADWLVGRDVPFAEAHEITGAVVRYCEERGHDLAGLTAEDLPGIDPRLQPEMLAAMALEKALASRNGYGATAPERVREQIARFETALAGCRAFAGGPAGGGAFAGAKNGAEEARRR; translated from the coding sequence ATGACTGAGCCCACTCAGCTTTGGGGTGGACGATTCAAGTCCGGACCGTCCGAAGCGCTTGCCAATCTGTCCCGCGCGCCCCGCTCTTACTTTCGCCTGTACAGGGAAGATATTGCAGGTTCGCGCGCCCATGCTTCGGAGTTGAAGCGGGCCGGCGTCCTGGACGAGAGTGAATTCTCCGCGATACGCGCGGCCCTGGAAGGCATCGAAGCCGATGTCGGTGCCGGCCGCGAAGAACCTATTGCGGCCGACGAGGATCTGCATACCTTTCTCGAACGTCTGTTGATGGCGCGCCTCGGCACGCTTGGCGGCAAGCTTCGCGCCGGGCGGTCGCGCAACGACCAGACGGCCAACAATACGCGCCTCTATCTGCGGCGCATGGCGCGGGAGCTTTCCCGGGGCGTGATCGCCATCGAAGAAGCACTGATGGAGCAGGCATCCCGGCATACGGAGACCGTGATGCCCGGCTTTACCCATCTTCAGCCGGCCCAGCCGGTCGTGCTCGGGCATCACCTCATGGCGCATGCGCAGTCGCTGCTGCGCGACCTGCAGCGTTTTGCCGATTGGGACCGCCGCTTCGATCGTTCGCCTCTGGGTGCGGCCGCGCTGGCCGGCTCCGGCATTGCGCGCCGCCCCGATCTCTCCGCCATCGATCTCGGCTATTCGGCCGCTTGCGAGAACTCCATCGATGCCGTCGCCGCGCGCGATCACGTCGCCGAATTTCTCTTCATCTGCTCGCTGGTGGCGGTGGATCTCTCGCGGCTTGCGGAGGAAATCTGCCTCTGGAGCTCCAAGCAGTTCAGCTGGGTACGGCTGCATGATTCCTATTCCACCGGCTCCTCGATCATGCCGCAGAAGAAGAACCCCGACGTCGCCGAGCTGACGCGCGGCATGTCGGGCACGCTGATCGGCAACATCGCCGGCTTCCTCGCGACCATGAAGGCGATGCCACTCGCCTATAATCGCGATCTCGCCGAGGACAAGCGCAGCCTGTTCGAGACGATCGACGTTCTCGAACTGGTCCTGCCCGCCTTTGCCGGCATGGTGGGAACGCTGGAATTCGACGTGGAGAAGCTGCGCGACGAGGCGCCGAAGGGCTTCACGCTCGCGACCGAAGTGGCCGACTGGCTGGTGGGCCGGGACGTGCCTTTCGCCGAAGCGCACGAGATCACCGGCGCAGTGGTGCGTTATTGCGAAGAGCGCGGCCACGACCTTGCCGGCCTGACGGCTGAGGATCTGCCGGGGATCGATCCGCGGCTTCAGCCGGAGATGCTTGCGGCAATGGCGCTCGAAAAGGCGCTTGCGAGCAGAAACGGCTACGGTGCAACGGCGCCGGAGCGGGTTCGCGAGCAGATCGCCCGCTTCGAAACGGCGCTTGCCGGCTGCCGCGCCTTTGCCGGCGGCCCGGCCGGCGGCGGGGCCTTCGCGGGAGCGAAGAACGGCGCAGAGGAGGCGCGACGCCGATGA
- a CDS encoding polysaccharide deacetylase: MTYDLTPRPLNPAPQTPAMSWPNGAKSAVFIGFDADAETAWIGNNPSNVDRMVTTSHGGYDARVGIARIVELMDELAMKATFFTPGWTALAHPAACEKIVAAGHEIGHHGYLHKIPDRDRLDETFEEIDRGFEALQRAFGIRPVGYRAPSGENFPELIAYLAKTGIRYSSSFRDDILPYRHASADGVPGPVEIPVNFAFDDWNFGMSSRSSARPLFGREAVLALWVDEFEATHAWGGVTTLVLHPQVSGRPMRWHLLRDFLRHVQAKGEVWIATGKEIADHFETLERQRGAS, from the coding sequence ATGACCTACGACCTGACGCCCCGTCCGCTCAATCCGGCGCCGCAAACGCCGGCGATGAGCTGGCCGAACGGCGCGAAGAGCGCCGTCTTCATCGGCTTCGACGCGGATGCCGAAACCGCATGGATCGGCAACAATCCTTCGAATGTCGATCGGATGGTGACCACCTCCCATGGCGGCTACGATGCGCGCGTCGGCATTGCCAGGATCGTCGAACTGATGGACGAGCTGGCGATGAAGGCGACGTTCTTCACGCCCGGATGGACGGCGCTTGCCCATCCCGCGGCCTGCGAAAAGATTGTCGCGGCCGGACACGAGATCGGTCACCACGGCTATCTTCACAAGATACCGGATCGCGATCGGCTGGACGAGACGTTCGAGGAGATCGACCGCGGCTTCGAGGCGCTGCAGCGGGCATTCGGCATCCGTCCGGTCGGTTACCGCGCGCCCTCGGGAGAGAACTTTCCCGAGCTCATCGCCTATCTTGCCAAAACGGGCATCCGCTATTCCAGCTCGTTTCGCGACGACATCCTGCCCTACCGGCACGCTTCGGCTGACGGCGTGCCGGGCCCGGTGGAGATTCCGGTCAATTTCGCATTCGACGACTGGAATTTCGGGATGTCCAGCCGCTCGAGCGCGCGGCCGCTCTTCGGCCGCGAAGCCGTCCTCGCCCTCTGGGTCGACGAATTCGAGGCCACCCATGCCTGGGGCGGCGTCACGACGCTCGTCCTGCACCCGCAAGTGTCCGGCCGTCCGATGCGGTGGCACCTCCTTCGCGACTTCCTGCGCCACGTTCAGGCAAAAGGCGAAGTTTGGATCGCAACCGGCAAGGAGATCGCCGACCATTTCGAGACGCTGGAACGGCAACGCGGCGCATCATGA